The region GGTCAGTTCGAGATGCAGACACGACGGCGATAGACGCGTCTGCCGAAGCGCTTGTTTGACATCATCCACAAACCGCTCATGCTGAAACTGAACAGCGGATACATTGACAAAAATCGCAAGTTGGTCGTTTCCTGTCATCTCCTGCCATCGCTTCACCTGCTTGCAGGCCGTTTTCAGCACCCATCGCCCAATCTCATGAATCAAGCCGGTCTCTTCCGCCAAAGGAATGAATTCATCCGGCCGCACAAGCCCAAGCGTCGGGTGGCGCCAACGGATTAACGCTTCCATTGCTTTTACTGCACGAGTATGTACATCCACAATCGGCTGATAGCAAAGAAACAATTCGTTCTCCTCAATTGCTCTGCGCAGATGGCCACCCATTTCCATCCGATGCATCGCTTCTTCGTTCATTTGCGCACAGTAGCGCTCCACCCGGTTTCCGCCGCCTTTTTTCGCCATATTGACCGCCATATCGGCGTGCCGAAGCAGCGCATGTTCGTCCTCTCCATCGTCGGGGAACACGGCTAGGCCGATGCTTGCTGTAATAAAAAATTCCTTTTCCCCGTACACGAGCGGCTTCGCCACCTCACGCACGATGGAAAGCGACGTTTCCGCCGCCTCGTCCTCTGCTTTTAATGGGAAGAGCAGGCAAAACTTGTCCCCGTGGAACCGGCCGAGCTCCGCACCAACCGGCAAGACGCGGCGAATGCGCTCGACAAGCTGGCGCAAAATGTCATCGCCCGCATAATGGCCGACGCTGTCGTTAATCCATTTAAACCGATCCAAATCGATCAAGGCAACCGCCGCTTTCCGCCTCTTCCGCTTCGCTTTTTCCAGCTGGCCGGAAAGCAGCTCCATCCATTTTGTCCGGTTCGGCAAATTCGTATCGGGATCGTAGTAAGCTAAATACGCAATTTTTTCTTCAGCTTTCTTCTGCTCGGTAATGTTATGGCCAATGCCGTAAATGCCAACCTTTTTCCCATCGACAATGATCGGAATGTTTTTCATTTGGAAAAGAAGTCGTTCACCCGATTTCGTCGGCAGTTCCAAATGATAGGTCTGCACATTTCCGCGCAACGCTCGGTAAAAGTAGCGGGTGGCGCGGGAAACGTCGTTTGGATGAATGTATTTGAGCGAATTCGTATACAAAATCTCCTCCTTTTTGTAACCGAGCACTTGTTCAAAGGCAGGATTGACGCTTGTCAAACGACCATGCAAATCTGTGGAATAGACAATGTCCGTGTTATGCTCAAACAACGATTTGTAGCGTTGCTCCGACATTTGCAGGCGAACATGCAGGCGCTCCATATCGCGTGAGGACGTGGACATGAGCTGGGCCAGCGTCATGATTCCTTCCGGCGGCGCCGGCAATGGCAACGACAAACGGTTCTCCGCTGATGCCGCTGTCTCCGTCAGCGAAACAGCGGCAAACGCAGCCGGCCGCATCGCTGTATGTGCGTCTTTCACCAATACTTCGACAGCCGGAAAGAATGCAGCCTGTCCAAAAGCAGACACAACACTGTCAAACAGCGGGCGCGTATACCCACTGAGCGCCGCGCTGTAGTAAAAGAACATCCCCTCAGCCGGCTGCTTGGCCGCATGCATGGCGGCGTCGCGCGCGCTCCAGTAAAGGGACGGGGCATGAACATAGGAAAAGCGAACCTTTTCCCCGTTATGGACGTGACCTCTTACGGCAACGGAACCGTCTGAATGGAGGGCGACGATCGGCAGGCAGACATCACGCCCATTTCGTTCGACAAGAAACGGGAACTCCACTCCAGAAAGCGGCAGACGGTCCATAAATTCTTTGCCTAAATACCGTTCCAAATAAAGCGACGCCTTTTGTTCATTAAGCTCGTCAATTTGCTGATCGCGGCTTTTCGTGATCGAAAATGCCAAGCCGACCGGTTCCCATAAAAACGGTGCGACACAGTGGCCGCGAAGCGCTGTTCCGCTGAAAGAGACAGCGATTCCCCCGCGCTCAAGCCGACCGTCGGACGAAAATAACACGCTGCCCTCAGGAAGAGCGCAGCCTATGATGGCCATTCGTTCGTTGGAAATCGGCAAGCGGCGAAGCAAGGACGGCAAAACGAAACGGCGGTCAGAAAACACAAGAAGCAACGCCGTATCCCGGTGAATGGCTTCCCCTGCAATGAGCTCCGCCAATCCGTCCGGACGATCAAACTCCTCAGCCGGCAGCGCCAGCGATGAAAGGGTCGATGACATCATCGATGCGATGCCAACGGTAATATTCCCCCCTCCGGCCATTGGCAGCGGCCCCGCCATTCCGATCACATGGGCGCGCGGCCAACGGCGGACCAGATCTGCAACTATTTTATCTACTTCGCCCGCATCGTGGCCGGCGATTTGGATAAACTGCGGCTCGTCCAAGGAAGAACGATGCTCACTGAACAGACGATCCAACTCCTCGGCACGGCGGCAACAGAACCAACGCATAAACGACCAGGCCCCCTTCGCTGACCAATAACACCAGAAAATTCAAAAAATACATTTATTTTACCATTACCATATTTTCGTCTTCAACAAAAGCGGCAACCAATAGAAGGCTGCCGCTTCGCTTTAGAATAAGTCAAAACCAAGCGGCAGCAGCAAACCAAGAAACAGCGTCACCGCAAGCGCAATGATCCACTGCGTCCAACCCACCGCCGCACTTTTCCTCTTTTTTTCAGCTGCTAAAACCATTTCCATCGCTCCGATCACCCACAGCCCAGCAAGCGCCTTTACCCAATATAGCGCGGATATCGAGGCAATGCTATGCAGCAAAAGCAGACCTGTCACGATCGTGAGAATGTAAAACAGCCGCAACACCATTTGCACGATCTTGGCTTTGCCCGCCCCTTGCCGCTCCATCGACACCGCAAGGAAAAACAAAACAATCGTGATAAGCCAGCTCGTAATATGGGCATGCGTCAACGTCCATCCCTCCAACCATTCTTGTTCCTCCCCATCATAGCACGGCGGGCAGACGGTTGACAAACTTCACGAAAACGAAAGACGCCCTTTCTTTCAAGAGGACGCCTTTCAAACATCAATGGGAGCTTGCTCGCTTTCACCGTTTACTCTCCCACTTTGTTGCGCAGCGTGCCGATGCCTTCCACCGTCACCTCAATGACATCACCCGTCTGCAAAAAGCGCGGCGGATTCATCCCTTTGCCGACGCCAGCCGGTGTTCCTGTAGCGATGATGTCGCCCGGCTCAAGCGTAATGCCTTTGGAGATCGTCTCGATGATCGATTCGATGGAAAAAATCAACTGTTTCGTGCTCGCTTGTTGGCGCACTTCTCCATTGACCCGGGTCTCGATGCGCAAGTCATTGGGGTTTGGGACAAAACGGCGCGGCACAATCCATGGCCCCATTGGGCAAAACGTATCGAAGCTTTTGCCGAGAAAGTATTGTTGGTGCCGCTCCTGCCAATCCCGCGCCGTCACGTCATTGACAATGGTGTATCCAAATACGTAATCCAACGCATTTTCACAGCGAATCCCCCGTCCTTGTTTGCCGATGACCACCGCCATCTCCCCTTCATAGTCCATCTCATCGGTGACATCAGCATGGCGCAAAATCGTCTCCTCATGGCCGATGACCGTTGTCGGCGCTTTCGTGAAGACGATCAAATGCTCCGGCACATCGGCGCCCCCGAGCTCCAGCGCGTGATCGACATAGTTTTTGCCGACGCAAAAAATGTTTTTCGCCGGCCGTGGGATCGGGGCCAAAAGACGGACATCACTGAGGCGATAAACGTACTCCGGTGTCGGATGGCCTAGCGCCCAGTCAACCACTTTTTGCGCCCGGACGAGAAACTCCTCCCCTTGGGCAATCGCTTCCAGCATCGTCGCCGGCATCGTCTCCGTCCCATCCATCGTCCGTTCGGCGCGGCGCAAATGAACCACCCGGTCGTCTCCTTGCGGCACGGCTCCGACAAACGTTTCTCCATCGAAAAGTGCGGTGATCAGTTTCATCGTGTCTCTCCCTTTCGTTGTTATGCAGCGGACGCTTCGTGGACTCTTCTCCTCCGCCCGCTTCGCCATTTTGGTGCGTTGAGGATGATATTCGCCATCGAGGCGAAAAAGTCCTGTTTTTTGTAGAATTTTGTCTAAATTAGAAAATTTATCACTTATTTTCCCGAATCGCTTCCTTCTTTTCGTCGTAATATGTATAATAATGTTTAGTTTCCACTAGGGCGTCGATTGCGACTTTCGTCATGCAACACACGTCTTGCATCGACGCGGCATGCCTCAACCAACATTTCAAACGAATTGATGGTGAAGGAAAT is a window of Geobacillus kaustophilus DNA encoding:
- a CDS encoding fumarylacetoacetate hydrolase family protein, whose product is MKLITALFDGETFVGAVPQGDDRVVHLRRAERTMDGTETMPATMLEAIAQGEEFLVRAQKVVDWALGHPTPEYVYRLSDVRLLAPIPRPAKNIFCVGKNYVDHALELGGADVPEHLIVFTKAPTTVIGHEETILRHADVTDEMDYEGEMAVVIGKQGRGIRCENALDYVFGYTIVNDVTARDWQERHQQYFLGKSFDTFCPMGPWIVPRRFVPNPNDLRIETRVNGEVRQQASTKQLIFSIESIIETISKGITLEPGDIIATGTPAGVGKGMNPPRFLQTGDVIEVTVEGIGTLRNKVGE
- a CDS encoding EAL domain-containing protein encodes the protein MRWFCCRRAEELDRLFSEHRSSLDEPQFIQIAGHDAGEVDKIVADLVRRWPRAHVIGMAGPLPMAGGGNITVGIASMMSSTLSSLALPAEEFDRPDGLAELIAGEAIHRDTALLLVFSDRRFVLPSLLRRLPISNERMAIIGCALPEGSVLFSSDGRLERGGIAVSFSGTALRGHCVAPFLWEPVGLAFSITKSRDQQIDELNEQKASLYLERYLGKEFMDRLPLSGVEFPFLVERNGRDVCLPIVALHSDGSVAVRGHVHNGEKVRFSYVHAPSLYWSARDAAMHAAKQPAEGMFFYYSAALSGYTRPLFDSVVSAFGQAAFFPAVEVLVKDAHTAMRPAAFAAVSLTETAASAENRLSLPLPAPPEGIMTLAQLMSTSSRDMERLHVRLQMSEQRYKSLFEHNTDIVYSTDLHGRLTSVNPAFEQVLGYKKEEILYTNSLKYIHPNDVSRATRYFYRALRGNVQTYHLELPTKSGERLLFQMKNIPIIVDGKKVGIYGIGHNITEQKKAEEKIAYLAYYDPDTNLPNRTKWMELLSGQLEKAKRKRRKAAVALIDLDRFKWINDSVGHYAGDDILRQLVERIRRVLPVGAELGRFHGDKFCLLFPLKAEDEAAETSLSIVREVAKPLVYGEKEFFITASIGLAVFPDDGEDEHALLRHADMAVNMAKKGGGNRVERYCAQMNEEAMHRMEMGGHLRRAIEENELFLCYQPIVDVHTRAVKAMEALIRWRHPTLGLVRPDEFIPLAEETGLIHEIGRWVLKTACKQVKRWQEMTGNDQLAIFVNVSAVQFQHERFVDDVKQALRQTRLSPSCLHLELTEHSMLRHLSNTLRTMDELRKLGVGIAVDDFGSGYSSFHYLKRLPATILKIDRAFIEQLHANASDEAIVRAMITMGRGLGLETIAEGVETPEQLDRLRDLQCTYAQGYVICPPLLAEEVTSYVTEKQT
- a CDS encoding YisL family protein, with the translated sequence MTHAHITSWLITIVLFFLAVSMERQGAGKAKIVQMVLRLFYILTIVTGLLLLHSIASISALYWVKALAGLWVIGAMEMVLAAEKKRKSAAVGWTQWIIALAVTLFLGLLLPLGFDLF